A section of the Myxococcus virescens genome encodes:
- the radA gene encoding DNA repair protein RadA → MAKAKTHYTCQACGYKTAKWLGKCPDCGAWSSLLEETDPKADERRPAWGASGGSARPMLLKEVSGETETRRRTGIAEFDRVLGGGVVSGSIVLLGGDPGIGKSTLLLAALDRLARHGPVLYVSGEESLRQTKMRAERLRVEGDAIHLFAETDAERVLTATEALKPQALVVDSIQTMYLPELGNAPGSITQVREVAGRLMAYAKRTGVPTFLVGHVTKEGSIAGPRVLEHMVDTVLYFEGERGHPFRILRAHKNRFGSTNEIGVFEMKGAGLVEVSDPSALFLSERPVGKSGSVVTSTLNGTRPLLVEVQALVAPTGYGTARRTAIGVDGNRVALLAAVLEKKEEIPLVGCDLFVNVAGGMQLTEPACDLAVCAALVSSLQNRPLDPKTLVLGEVGLAGEVRAVGQVEPRLAEAAKMGFQRVVLPAGSARRLEDAGPKMKIVGVETLGDALVAMFD, encoded by the coding sequence ATGGCGAAGGCGAAGACGCACTACACCTGTCAGGCGTGTGGATACAAAACGGCGAAGTGGCTCGGGAAGTGTCCGGACTGTGGCGCGTGGAGCTCCCTGCTGGAGGAGACGGATCCGAAGGCGGATGAACGACGTCCGGCCTGGGGTGCCTCGGGCGGTTCGGCGCGGCCCATGCTGCTCAAGGAAGTGAGCGGCGAGACGGAGACGCGCCGGCGCACGGGCATCGCCGAGTTCGACCGCGTGCTGGGCGGCGGCGTGGTGAGTGGGTCCATCGTGCTGCTGGGTGGCGATCCGGGCATCGGCAAGTCCACGCTGCTGCTGGCGGCGTTGGACAGGCTGGCGCGTCACGGACCGGTGCTCTACGTCTCCGGTGAAGAGAGCCTGCGACAGACGAAGATGCGCGCCGAGCGGCTCCGGGTGGAGGGAGACGCCATCCACCTGTTCGCGGAGACGGACGCGGAGCGGGTGCTGACGGCAACGGAGGCGTTGAAGCCCCAGGCGCTGGTGGTGGACTCCATCCAGACCATGTACCTGCCGGAGCTGGGCAACGCGCCCGGCAGCATCACCCAGGTGCGCGAGGTGGCGGGCCGGCTGATGGCCTACGCGAAGCGCACGGGGGTGCCCACGTTCCTGGTGGGCCATGTGACGAAGGAAGGTTCCATCGCGGGCCCGCGCGTGCTGGAGCACATGGTGGACACGGTCCTCTACTTCGAGGGCGAGCGGGGTCACCCGTTCCGAATCCTGCGCGCGCACAAGAACCGCTTCGGCTCCACGAACGAGATTGGCGTTTTCGAGATGAAGGGCGCGGGGCTGGTGGAGGTGTCGGACCCGTCCGCCCTCTTCCTGTCGGAGCGGCCGGTGGGCAAGTCCGGCAGCGTGGTGACGAGTACGCTGAACGGCACGCGCCCACTGCTGGTGGAGGTGCAGGCGCTGGTGGCGCCCACGGGCTACGGCACCGCGCGGCGCACGGCGATTGGCGTGGACGGCAACCGCGTGGCGCTGCTGGCGGCGGTGCTGGAGAAGAAGGAGGAGATTCCGCTGGTGGGCTGTGACTTGTTCGTCAACGTGGCGGGCGGCATGCAGCTCACGGAGCCGGCGTGTGACCTCGCGGTGTGCGCGGCGCTGGTGAGCAGCCTCCAAAACCGGCCGTTGGACCCGAAGACGCTGGTGCTCGGCGAAGTGGGCCTCGCCGGAGAGGTGCGCGCGGTGGGGCAGGTGGAGCCGCGACTGGCGGAGGCCGCGAAGATGGGCTTCCAGCGCGTGGTGCTGCCCGCGGGCAGCGCGCGGCGGCTCGAAGACGCCGGTCCGAAGATGAAGATTGTCGGCGTGGAGACGCTCGGCGACGCGCTGGTCGCGATGTTCGACTGA
- a CDS encoding imm11 family protein, whose translation MAHRYFALSEDVQPGHWYLGEPRRAVTHEEADACEFTAGRPISIQGRMKVPVTATGRPLDFSTAGISATPIVHVKVATRLSELAPDDVQFIPVDVEGQPDQYLILVATKLIRCIDPNATREVRYWKPEHGQPERVGEYRSVAGLRIDPGLVGDAKLFRTWGWDIALIVSEDLKVAIEQEQTTGARFTEV comes from the coding sequence ATGGCACATCGCTACTTCGCGCTGTCCGAAGACGTCCAGCCAGGGCACTGGTACCTGGGTGAGCCTCGACGTGCCGTGACGCACGAAGAGGCAGACGCTTGCGAGTTCACTGCGGGAAGGCCCATCTCCATCCAGGGCCGCATGAAAGTCCCCGTTACCGCGACAGGCCGGCCATTGGACTTTTCGACCGCGGGAATCAGCGCCACCCCCATCGTCCACGTCAAGGTGGCAACCCGCCTCTCGGAGCTGGCACCCGACGACGTGCAGTTCATCCCCGTGGACGTCGAAGGCCAGCCGGACCAGTACCTCATCCTCGTAGCGACGAAGCTCATTCGGTGCATTGACCCGAACGCGACCAGGGAAGTCCGCTACTGGAAGCCGGAGCACGGCCAACCCGAGCGAGTGGGCGAATACCGCTCCGTCGCGGGCCTGCGCATCGACCCGGGCCTTGTGGGCGATGCCAAGCTGTTCCGGACATGGGGCTGGGACATCGCCCTGATTGTCTCTGAGGACCTCAAGGTGGCCATCGAGCAGGAACAGACCACGGGCGCACGCTTCACCGAGGTGTAG
- a CDS encoding dihydrofolate reductase family protein, with protein MRKLKYHVATSVDGFIAHEDDTYGAFMQDRLIKDSEHVADYVASLATYATVLMGRRTYDGGLKVGVTDPYPNMDTYVFSRTMKESPNPRVKLVSDDAVGEVRRLKAQEGGDIYLSGGGALAGLLLAEGLVDEVLLKMNPLILGSGILLASSLKQVVDLDLKSTKVYANGVVLLRYAVMPRP; from the coding sequence ATGCGAAAGCTCAAGTACCACGTTGCCACCAGCGTCGACGGTTTCATCGCCCACGAGGACGATACGTACGGCGCCTTCATGCAGGACCGCCTCATCAAGGACAGCGAGCACGTCGCGGACTACGTCGCGTCGCTGGCGACCTATGCGACGGTGCTCATGGGGCGGCGCACGTATGACGGCGGCCTCAAGGTGGGGGTGACGGACCCCTATCCGAACATGGACACCTACGTCTTCAGCCGCACGATGAAGGAGAGCCCGAATCCGCGGGTGAAGCTGGTGTCGGACGACGCGGTGGGCGAGGTCCGGCGTCTGAAGGCGCAGGAGGGCGGTGACATCTACCTGAGCGGTGGTGGCGCGCTCGCCGGCTTGCTGCTCGCCGAGGGGCTGGTCGACGAGGTCCTGCTCAAGATGAACCCGCTGATACTCGGCTCGGGCATCCTGCTGGCGTCCTCGCTGAAGCAGGTGGTGGACCTGGACCTGAAGTCCACCAAGGTCTACGCCAACGGCGTCGTGCTGCTGCGCTACGCCGTGATGCCCCGGCCGTAG
- a CDS encoding glycoside hydrolase family 18 protein has translation MDGIAIQEGAGRNLPVMAFDSVRLGTATLSAPSGLKAVVSATDVSRTWNSISGATVDHVYRATSKELRAARPNMLLTFPVGWLNSNFASNADPWFANLAPYLDQSNIMSNEMIGPWDGWQSWFTSALYGESGNRPTSVSSSLQGWAGTGIPKAKLGMGIPVYGMAWRNITGPYQDFTHWSDSVGSDNSFTYKKIQQLSASGTYRWDAMAAASYVTFNTPVEDCTVRWSSYGSPEAIAAKGASARDNGVGGTIIWTINQGCTNPTTGANPLLDAVKGAFLQ, from the coding sequence ATGGACGGCATCGCCATCCAGGAGGGCGCGGGCCGCAACCTGCCGGTGATGGCCTTCGACAGCGTCCGCCTGGGTACGGCCACGCTGTCAGCTCCGAGCGGCCTCAAGGCGGTGGTCTCGGCGACGGACGTGTCCCGGACGTGGAACAGCATCAGCGGCGCCACCGTCGATCACGTCTACCGCGCCACTTCCAAGGAGCTCCGCGCGGCGCGGCCGAACATGCTGCTCACCTTCCCCGTCGGGTGGCTCAACAGCAACTTCGCCAGCAACGCGGACCCGTGGTTCGCCAATCTGGCGCCGTACCTGGACCAGAGCAACATCATGTCCAACGAGATGATTGGTCCGTGGGACGGCTGGCAGTCCTGGTTCACGTCCGCGCTCTACGGCGAGTCCGGCAACCGGCCGACGTCCGTGTCCTCCAGCCTCCAGGGCTGGGCCGGCACGGGCATCCCGAAGGCGAAGCTGGGCATGGGCATCCCCGTCTACGGCATGGCGTGGCGCAACATCACCGGCCCCTACCAGGACTTCACCCACTGGTCCGACTCCGTCGGCAGCGACAACTCCTTCACGTACAAGAAGATTCAACAGCTCTCCGCGTCGGGCACGTACCGCTGGGACGCGATGGCGGCGGCCAGCTACGTCACGTTCAACACGCCCGTGGAGGACTGCACCGTGCGGTGGAGTTCCTATGGCAGCCCGGAGGCCATCGCCGCCAAGGGCGCCTCCGCCCGCGACAACGGCGTCGGCGGCACCATCATCTGGACCATCAACCAGGGCTGCACCAACCCCACCACCGGCGCCAACCCGCTGCTGGACGCGGTGAAGGGCGCCTTCCTCCAGTAA
- a CDS encoding methyl-accepting chemotaxis protein, with protein MNAADKVIQEYRGRALKVFMLWVLPVAPIAAYLNGMAMGVAGWSGLIAVAWVLPPIIVGLGIAYPAFVMHVLVNGALRERPEDVPGARLERILRLPWRAAVAASWGAWSLGGLWFSLHVCLLWKKDLSLVVVGTLIGICFGVVLGFPISVTLERLLLPLALEEQRKDPTLALKGGGFFWPRQAWFMPVTFIGSSLCALVLSGCVVLVKLQGVRDELRNALVAEGAHGSAETLMGMGGMLAGELAFGLAWVGGLLAIPAVTTWMLARRQAHAAGAVGVAIESLSAGRVVSPAWVSTDEMGDLSAGMNAVLVRLRQLPLSLNASATRLSGAGRHLRESHDEHQQSLVRQASALHEAQMTSEEIRRTSLMAVERAEEVLQVARRSEALGQQGEAAVERSLNGLADIRRVVDGIQERLTRLAQSTTQIGEITETVKDLADQSHLLAINAAIEAARSGEQGRGFAVVAREIRGLSDQSIQATRRIRGILQDVSTGIRDAAKMGEAGVQTIGTGLDQMRASGDSLRELSRIAQENSTAARQIAAAVTQQDAGFTQIFDAIADLSQLMDATLKRLESTQEATDTLRVVSDDVARMARQFNAAG; from the coding sequence ATGAATGCCGCAGACAAGGTCATCCAGGAGTACCGGGGACGTGCGCTCAAGGTGTTCATGTTGTGGGTGCTGCCGGTGGCGCCCATCGCCGCATATCTCAATGGCATGGCCATGGGCGTGGCGGGCTGGTCGGGCCTGATTGCGGTGGCGTGGGTGCTGCCACCCATCATCGTGGGCCTGGGCATCGCGTATCCCGCGTTCGTGATGCACGTGCTGGTGAACGGCGCGCTGCGGGAGCGGCCGGAGGACGTGCCCGGCGCGCGGCTGGAGCGAATCCTGCGCCTGCCGTGGCGCGCCGCGGTCGCAGCCTCGTGGGGCGCATGGTCGCTGGGAGGCCTCTGGTTCAGCCTCCACGTGTGCCTGCTGTGGAAGAAGGACCTGTCCCTGGTCGTGGTGGGCACGCTCATCGGCATCTGCTTCGGCGTGGTGCTGGGCTTTCCCATCAGCGTCACGCTGGAGCGGTTGCTGTTGCCGCTGGCGCTGGAGGAGCAGCGCAAGGACCCGACGCTGGCGCTCAAGGGCGGCGGCTTCTTCTGGCCGCGGCAGGCCTGGTTCATGCCCGTCACCTTCATTGGCTCCAGCCTCTGCGCGTTGGTGCTGAGCGGGTGCGTGGTGCTGGTGAAGCTGCAAGGCGTCCGGGACGAACTGCGCAATGCGCTGGTGGCGGAGGGCGCGCACGGCTCGGCGGAGACGCTGATGGGCATGGGCGGCATGCTGGCGGGTGAGCTGGCGTTCGGGCTGGCCTGGGTGGGCGGATTGCTGGCGATTCCCGCCGTCACCACCTGGATGCTGGCGCGCCGCCAGGCGCACGCGGCGGGCGCGGTGGGTGTGGCCATCGAGTCACTGTCCGCGGGGCGCGTCGTCTCGCCCGCCTGGGTGTCCACGGATGAGATGGGGGACTTGTCGGCTGGCATGAACGCGGTGCTCGTCCGCCTGCGGCAGTTGCCCCTGTCGCTCAATGCCTCCGCCACGCGGCTGAGCGGCGCGGGACGCCACCTCCGGGAGTCGCACGATGAGCACCAGCAGAGCCTGGTCCGTCAGGCGTCCGCGCTGCACGAGGCGCAGATGACGTCGGAGGAGATTCGGCGCACGTCGCTGATGGCCGTCGAGCGAGCGGAGGAGGTGCTTCAAGTGGCCCGCCGCTCGGAGGCCCTGGGACAGCAGGGCGAGGCCGCCGTGGAGCGGAGTCTCAACGGCCTGGCGGACATCCGCCGCGTGGTGGACGGCATCCAGGAACGGCTGACGCGGCTGGCCCAGAGCACCACGCAGATTGGCGAAATCACCGAGACGGTGAAGGACCTGGCGGACCAGTCCCATCTCCTGGCGATCAACGCGGCCATCGAGGCGGCGCGCTCGGGCGAGCAGGGGCGGGGCTTCGCGGTGGTGGCCCGCGAGATTCGCGGCCTGTCGGACCAGTCCATCCAGGCCACGCGGCGCATCCGCGGCATCCTCCAGGACGTCAGCACGGGCATCCGCGACGCGGCGAAGATGGGGGAGGCCGGCGTGCAGACCATTGGCACGGGCCTGGACCAGATGCGGGCGTCGGGGGACTCGCTGCGGGAGCTGTCTCGCATCGCCCAGGAGAACTCCACCGCGGCCCGGCAGATTGCCGCCGCGGTGACGCAGCAGGATGCCGGCTTCACGCAAATCTTCGACGCCATCGCAGACCTGTCGCAGCTCATGGACGCCACGCTGAAGCGGCTGGAGTCCACACAGGAGGCCACCGACACGCTGAGGGTCGTCTCCGACGACGTGGCGCGGATGGCGCGGCAGTTCAACGCGGCGGGGTGA
- the bioB gene encoding biotin synthase BioB: MPDTATVSSESEFSGHAHVAAPPPAGVDVRHDWSLSEVRALYELPLLDLVHKAQTVHRAVFVDNKVQLCSLLSIKTGGCPEDCSYCPQAARYKTGVKAEKLMAVPDVLDAASKARAAGATRFCMGAAWREVKDGPQFDSVLEMVRGVRALGMEACATLGMLSESQAKRLREAGLSAYNHNLDTSPEHYGDIISTRTYEDRLRTLNRVRDAGISVCCGGIIGMGESVDDRCNLLRTLANQEHHPESVPINALVAVEGTPLQEQQRVETVDMVRTIATARILMPQSMVRLSAGRQQMNEEAQLLCMMAGANSLFFGEKLLTTGNPEYTQDMALLEKAGIRPLEPRQEG, from the coding sequence ATGCCCGATACCGCCACTGTCTCCAGCGAGAGCGAGTTCTCCGGTCACGCCCACGTCGCCGCGCCGCCACCGGCGGGCGTGGATGTGCGCCATGACTGGTCGCTGTCGGAGGTGAGGGCCCTCTACGAGCTCCCGCTGCTGGACCTGGTGCACAAGGCCCAGACGGTCCACCGGGCCGTGTTCGTGGACAACAAGGTCCAGCTCTGTTCGCTGCTGTCCATCAAGACGGGCGGCTGCCCGGAGGACTGCTCGTACTGCCCGCAGGCGGCTCGCTACAAGACGGGCGTCAAGGCGGAGAAGTTGATGGCCGTGCCGGACGTGCTGGATGCCGCGTCCAAGGCCCGCGCCGCCGGAGCCACCCGTTTCTGCATGGGCGCCGCGTGGCGCGAGGTGAAGGACGGTCCGCAGTTCGACAGCGTGCTGGAGATGGTGCGCGGCGTGCGCGCGCTGGGCATGGAGGCGTGCGCCACCCTGGGCATGCTCTCCGAGAGCCAGGCGAAGCGCCTGCGCGAGGCCGGCCTGTCCGCGTACAACCACAACCTGGACACGTCGCCCGAGCACTACGGCGACATCATCTCCACCCGCACCTATGAAGACCGCCTGCGCACGCTCAACCGCGTGCGCGACGCCGGCATCTCCGTGTGCTGCGGCGGCATCATCGGCATGGGCGAGTCGGTGGATGACCGCTGCAACCTGCTGCGCACCCTGGCCAACCAGGAGCACCACCCGGAGTCGGTGCCCATCAACGCGCTGGTGGCCGTGGAGGGAACGCCGCTCCAGGAGCAGCAGCGCGTGGAGACGGTGGACATGGTGCGCACCATCGCCACCGCGCGCATCCTGATGCCCCAGTCCATGGTGCGCCTGTCCGCAGGCCGGCAGCAGATGAACGAAGAGGCGCAACTGCTGTGCATGATGGCGGGCGCCAACTCGCTCTTCTTCGGCGAGAAGCTGCTCACCACCGGCAACCCCGAGTACACCCAGGACATGGCCCTGCTGGAGAAGGCGGGAATCCGCCCTCTGGAGCCGCGTCAGGAAGGCTGA
- a CDS encoding GlsB/YeaQ/YmgE family stress response membrane protein yields MGIIAFLVIGLLAGLIARALMPGNQSMGLLATTLLGIAGSFVGGFVASLFRSDGRIFDLHPTGLLFSVLGALLVLFLVGLAGRGRRVHV; encoded by the coding sequence ATGGGGATTATCGCGTTTCTGGTCATTGGCCTTCTCGCGGGTCTGATTGCCCGCGCGCTCATGCCGGGCAACCAGTCGATGGGGCTCCTCGCCACCACGCTGCTGGGCATCGCCGGCTCCTTCGTGGGCGGTTTCGTCGCCTCGCTCTTCCGCAGTGATGGCCGCATCTTCGACCTGCACCCGACGGGACTCCTGTTCTCCGTCCTGGGCGCACTCCTGGTGTTGTTCCTGGTGGGCCTGGCAGGCAGGGGCCGCCGCGTCCACGTCTAG
- a CDS encoding TenA family transcriptional regulator, translating to MSSAAPHRYSPPVLTPTAHPRWLESMLESVRDEWNAACWPPLFRATADGQRPPLRHWRRVLSHFFLIVESFPKYMGLSLAKTTYGQRPGDASARRWLLQNLGVEAKHAEWFIDWMRGIGLAPEDVFTLRPLPEVRALHEFLLDTCAHGTLAEGVAASNWAVEGITGVWTREVVEPFRAYAEDGARIDAHSMMWLKVHARYDDQHPEEALEIIKLSTDADTGEPSRVQAAARKSLQMYAAALHACCND from the coding sequence ATGTCGTCCGCCGCGCCCCACCGTTACAGTCCCCCTGTGCTCACGCCCACCGCGCACCCGCGCTGGCTGGAGTCGATGTTGGAGTCCGTGCGCGACGAGTGGAACGCGGCCTGCTGGCCTCCGTTGTTCCGCGCGACGGCTGACGGCCAGCGTCCACCGCTGCGTCACTGGCGGCGGGTGCTGTCCCACTTCTTCCTCATCGTCGAGTCCTTCCCCAAATACATGGGCCTGTCGCTGGCGAAGACGACCTACGGCCAGCGTCCCGGCGACGCGAGTGCCCGCCGCTGGCTGCTGCAGAACCTGGGCGTGGAGGCGAAGCATGCGGAGTGGTTCATCGACTGGATGCGCGGAATCGGCCTGGCGCCGGAAGATGTCTTCACCCTGCGCCCCCTGCCGGAGGTGCGAGCGCTGCATGAGTTCCTGCTCGACACCTGCGCGCACGGGACACTGGCCGAAGGCGTGGCCGCGTCCAACTGGGCGGTGGAAGGCATCACCGGCGTGTGGACGCGGGAGGTGGTGGAGCCCTTCCGCGCCTATGCCGAGGACGGCGCGCGCATCGACGCGCATTCGATGATGTGGCTCAAGGTTCACGCGCGCTATGACGACCAGCACCCGGAGGAGGCGCTGGAAATCATCAAGCTGTCCACCGACGCGGACACCGGCGAGCCCTCCCGCGTCCAGGCAGCGGCCAGGAAGTCGCTGCAGATGTATGCCGCCGCGCTCCACGCGTGCTGCAACGACTGA
- a CDS encoding NUDIX hydrolase — protein MESEVSSAASLLALLERHVPEDVKEREDLERMRHFARSLARPFSREQLEAHFTGSAVVVDPEGARVVLLHHRKLQRWLQPGGHADVTDAGHMEATALREAREETGCRVSLHPAAPRPLDVDIHTIPARRDEPEHRHLDVRFLVVAENPDALVHDPAESFGVRWLTWDEAMTHADEVPLRRMLAKARRVVASAP, from the coding sequence ATGGAATCCGAAGTTTCTTCCGCCGCGTCCCTCCTGGCCCTGCTCGAGCGTCACGTTCCCGAGGACGTGAAGGAGCGCGAGGACCTGGAGCGCATGCGCCACTTCGCCCGTTCCCTGGCACGGCCCTTCTCCCGCGAGCAGTTGGAAGCCCACTTCACGGGCAGCGCGGTGGTGGTGGACCCCGAGGGCGCGCGCGTCGTCCTGTTGCATCACCGCAAGCTCCAGCGCTGGCTGCAACCCGGAGGACACGCGGATGTCACGGACGCGGGCCACATGGAGGCCACGGCGCTGCGTGAGGCCCGTGAGGAGACGGGATGCCGCGTGTCCCTGCACCCGGCCGCGCCCCGGCCGCTGGACGTGGACATCCACACCATCCCCGCGCGCCGCGACGAGCCGGAGCACCGCCACCTGGACGTGCGCTTCCTCGTGGTGGCGGAGAACCCCGACGCCCTGGTGCATGACCCGGCGGAGTCCTTCGGCGTGCGGTGGCTCACCTGGGACGAAGCGATGACGCATGCGGACGAAGTGCCTCTGCGCCGCATGTTGGCGAAGGCCCGGCGCGTGGTGGCCTCCGCGCCCTGA
- a CDS encoding sensor histidine kinase, producing the protein MPHVAPHTSRWRDALGSLSARLLVAFLVPTLLFVAVAGTAVYQLARVILEEELGTSLSGIAAATATQVHGERLLTIEPGDDVARTRTWRNFVRTFENIAEASGVRRVYAVDTQGRMRVDVGGGLPVGAEMPELARDRLELTRVFAGERAASQVLFTGSDGQRYKTGYAPILYEGRVVGAVGVEASAAFFGPLQRLSRTYAIMGAVALSALAVIALVTARGLARPLRRLMASALRIGRGDLTTPVPPEPTLEIGVLARELEDMRGALESRDRQLKMMLAGVAHEVRNPIGGIALFSGILKEDLQAGAHADAGAHVERIQREVTYLQRIVEDFLAFAREQPLARAPVEAPTLLSVVCELMAAEASARDVTVDIDASPAVLEADGSLLTAALVNLVKNAVQASPPGGRVQVSGASNDGHYTIQVRDTGPGVPGTARERIFEPFFTTREKGTGLGLPLAHKIALAHGGALRLDSAPGDTRFILTLPLGGKPGHGASVTPPR; encoded by the coding sequence ATGCCCCACGTTGCCCCACACACTTCGCGATGGCGTGACGCGCTGGGCTCGCTCTCCGCACGGCTGCTGGTGGCGTTCCTCGTGCCCACCCTGCTCTTCGTCGCGGTGGCGGGCACCGCCGTCTACCAGCTCGCGCGCGTCATCCTGGAAGAAGAGCTGGGCACCAGCCTCAGCGGCATCGCCGCCGCCACCGCCACCCAGGTCCATGGCGAGCGGCTGCTGACCATCGAACCCGGCGACGACGTGGCGAGAACCCGCACGTGGCGCAACTTCGTCCGCACCTTCGAGAACATCGCGGAGGCCAGTGGCGTGCGCCGCGTCTACGCCGTGGACACGCAGGGCCGGATGCGCGTGGACGTCGGGGGCGGACTCCCGGTGGGCGCGGAGATGCCGGAGCTGGCGCGCGACAGGCTGGAGCTCACCCGTGTCTTCGCCGGGGAGCGCGCCGCCAGTCAGGTGCTCTTCACCGGCTCGGACGGACAGCGCTACAAGACGGGGTATGCGCCCATCCTGTACGAGGGCCGCGTGGTGGGCGCCGTGGGGGTGGAGGCCAGCGCCGCCTTCTTCGGTCCCCTGCAGCGACTGTCACGCACCTACGCCATCATGGGCGCGGTGGCGCTGAGCGCGCTCGCCGTCATCGCGTTGGTGACGGCGCGCGGTCTGGCCCGGCCGCTGCGGCGGCTGATGGCGTCCGCGCTGCGAATCGGCCGGGGCGACCTGACGACCCCGGTGCCACCGGAGCCCACGCTGGAAATCGGCGTCCTCGCGCGCGAGCTGGAGGACATGCGCGGCGCCCTGGAGAGCCGGGACCGTCAGTTGAAGATGATGCTCGCGGGCGTGGCCCACGAGGTGCGCAACCCCATTGGCGGCATCGCGCTCTTCTCCGGAATCTTGAAGGAGGACCTCCAGGCCGGCGCCCACGCCGACGCGGGCGCGCACGTGGAGCGCATCCAACGCGAGGTCACCTACCTCCAGCGCATCGTCGAGGACTTCCTCGCCTTCGCCCGCGAGCAGCCCCTGGCCCGCGCGCCCGTGGAGGCCCCCACCCTGCTCTCCGTCGTCTGCGAGCTGATGGCCGCCGAGGCCAGCGCCCGCGACGTCACAGTGGACATCGACGCCTCCCCCGCGGTGCTGGAAGCCGACGGCAGCCTGCTCACCGCGGCGCTGGTCAACCTGGTGAAGAACGCGGTGCAGGCCTCTCCCCCGGGCGGGCGCGTGCAGGTGTCCGGCGCGTCCAACGACGGCCACTACACCATCCAGGTCCGCGACACGGGCCCTGGCGTGCCCGGCACGGCGCGCGAGCGCATCTTCGAGCCCTTCTTCACCACGCGCGAGAAGGGCACCGGCCTGGGCCTGCCACTGGCGCACAAGATTGCGCTCGCACACGGCGGCGCGCTGCGGCTGGACTCGGCGCCGGGAGACACGCGCTTCATCCTCACGCTGCCGCTGGGTGGGAAGCCGGGCCACGGCGCTTCCGTCACCCCGCCGCGTTGA
- a CDS encoding AHH domain-containing protein, with translation MAGCPSRGTSMLLRWALLPLLFFAVSCSASRRVRLDIGDEAPILVAPPDATEANLRASQVEAGAFQEALARLAWDVRPARQPLNHARLLMGVPRRSGVYWYEGRSQRLIPQDESDQGPRLRMSYADDELTRAYGQWCHRKGQSRDCLRLLDEGPLIASDGKYALAMAIAMDSVWEETAEALEGMTDPQAVMATVTASVSMYLLLWALPEPTSKGVAALITATAIAYLGVDMVWRLLDGWVSLVRTVDHATTFEQLSEAGESYGEVLGVNAARVFVMLATAAIGSTAGFAAKSSSLPNSARAALAIESQAGLRFASIGNVGSVAMTAEGFTVALAPTAVAMSTQDSSKRWTHQHHLATNKNSVSTARGGPWTPRFEEFFKKAGMELKDPENIVPVQGHHGPHPQEYHALVFARLRDATRACRTVESCRKALTSALNEMAEEVITQGTELNRLVTRGK, from the coding sequence ATGGCGGGATGCCCATCCCGGGGGACCTCCATGCTGCTTCGATGGGCGCTGCTGCCACTCCTGTTCTTCGCCGTGAGCTGTTCGGCCTCTCGCCGCGTGCGTCTCGACATCGGCGATGAGGCGCCCATCCTCGTCGCACCTCCGGACGCGACAGAGGCCAATCTACGAGCTTCCCAAGTAGAGGCGGGGGCGTTTCAAGAAGCGCTGGCGAGACTCGCCTGGGACGTGCGGCCCGCTCGACAGCCACTGAATCACGCACGACTCCTGATGGGCGTACCTCGGCGCAGCGGCGTGTACTGGTACGAGGGCCGCAGCCAGAGGCTCATCCCCCAAGACGAAAGCGACCAAGGTCCTCGCTTACGAATGTCGTACGCGGATGACGAACTCACGCGAGCGTACGGCCAGTGGTGTCACCGCAAGGGCCAGTCTCGCGATTGCCTGCGCCTCCTGGACGAAGGGCCGCTCATTGCGAGCGACGGCAAGTACGCGTTGGCCATGGCCATCGCCATGGACTCGGTCTGGGAGGAGACCGCCGAAGCGTTGGAAGGCATGACGGACCCGCAGGCCGTGATGGCAACGGTGACAGCGTCGGTGAGCATGTATCTGCTTCTCTGGGCGCTGCCGGAGCCCACGAGCAAGGGAGTCGCAGCGCTCATCACCGCGACCGCCATTGCCTATCTGGGAGTCGACATGGTGTGGCGGCTGCTTGACGGATGGGTGTCACTGGTCCGAACGGTGGACCACGCCACTACGTTCGAGCAACTCAGCGAAGCCGGCGAGTCCTATGGAGAAGTCCTTGGCGTGAATGCAGCCCGGGTCTTCGTCATGCTGGCCACTGCCGCCATTGGAAGCACCGCGGGGTTCGCGGCAAAGTCCTCGTCGCTGCCCAACTCCGCACGGGCAGCCCTCGCCATCGAATCCCAGGCAGGGCTTCGATTCGCGTCCATTGGCAACGTGGGCTCGGTGGCGATGACCGCTGAGGGTTTTACCGTGGCCCTGGCCCCCACCGCCGTGGCCATGTCGACGCAGGACTCTTCAAAACGCTGGACGCACCAGCACCATCTCGCCACGAACAAGAACAGCGTGTCCACGGCACGCGGTGGCCCCTGGACACCGAGATTCGAGGAGTTCTTCAAGAAGGCGGGGATGGAGCTGAAGGACCCAGAGAACATCGTTCCCGTTCAGGGACATCATGGACCACACCCACAGGAGTATCATGCGTTGGTCTTCGCGAGACTCCGTGATGCAACCCGAGCATGCCGCACCGTGGAGTCCTGTCGGAAGGCGCTGACCTCGGCGCTCAACGAAATGGCAGAGGAAGTCATCACGCAGGGAACAGAGCTCAACAGGCTCGTGACCCGGGGCAAGTAA